A DNA window from Kitasatospora atroaurantiaca contains the following coding sequences:
- a CDS encoding 3-hydroxyacyl-CoA dehydrogenase NAD-binding domain-containing protein: protein MSDNTPVIRWEQDQDGVVTLVLDDASQSVNTMNGAFRDALEEVIPRLAATEGLRGVIITSAKKTFFAGGDLRLLSAVRAEQAGEFFEASMRLKQLLRTLETLGKPVVAAINGSALGGGLEIALACHHRIALDAPGSRIGLPEVTLGLLPGAGGVVRTVRLLGITDALLKVLLQGRQYRPAQALENGLVHELATTREEMLAKARAFIEANPTAQQPWDAKGYRIPGGTPSTPAFAANLPAFPANLQKQLAGAPYPAPRNILAAAVESAQVDVDTAMAIEARYFTELACGQTAKNMIQALFFDMQAVNSGAGRPKGIPAREVRRVAVLGAGMMGAGIAYSCARAGIEVLLKDVTLEAAERGKAYSEGLLDKAVARGRSTAAQRDELLARITPTADAADLAGCDAVIEAVFENPELKHKVFQEVQDVVAPDALLCSNTSTLPIGLLAEGVGRSADFIGLHFFSPVDKMPLVEIIRGPQTGDEALARAFDLVRQINKTPIVVNDSRGFFTSRVIGQFINEGVAMVGEGVDPVSVEQAAAQAGYPAKVLSLLDELTLTLPRKIRNEARRAVEESGGSWTEHPADRVMDRMLDEFERPGRSGGAGFYDYEDGRRTRLWPGLREHFTKPDAQIPFEDMKERMLFAEALDSVRCLEEDVLTSVADANVGSILGIGFPAWTGGVLQYINGYEGGLPGFTARARELAAAYGERFTPPPLLERLAAEGGSFKD from the coding sequence ATGTCTGACAACACCCCCGTCATCCGCTGGGAGCAGGACCAGGACGGCGTGGTCACCCTCGTCCTCGACGACGCCTCGCAGTCCGTGAACACCATGAACGGCGCCTTCCGGGACGCCCTGGAGGAGGTGATCCCCCGGCTGGCGGCCACCGAGGGCCTGCGCGGCGTGATCATCACCTCCGCCAAGAAGACCTTCTTCGCCGGCGGTGACCTGCGGCTGCTCTCCGCGGTCCGTGCCGAGCAGGCGGGCGAGTTCTTCGAGGCGTCCATGCGGCTCAAGCAGCTGCTCCGCACCCTGGAGACGCTCGGCAAGCCCGTGGTCGCGGCGATCAACGGCAGCGCCCTCGGCGGCGGTCTGGAGATCGCCCTCGCGTGCCATCACCGCATCGCGCTGGATGCGCCCGGCAGCCGGATCGGCCTGCCGGAGGTCACCCTCGGCCTGCTCCCCGGCGCGGGCGGCGTGGTCCGCACCGTACGGCTGCTCGGCATCACCGACGCGCTGCTCAAGGTGCTGCTGCAGGGCCGCCAGTACCGGCCCGCGCAGGCCCTGGAGAACGGCCTGGTGCACGAACTGGCCACCACCCGCGAGGAGATGCTCGCCAAGGCGCGCGCCTTCATCGAGGCCAACCCCACCGCTCAGCAGCCGTGGGACGCCAAGGGCTACAGGATCCCCGGCGGCACCCCGTCCACCCCCGCCTTCGCCGCCAACCTCCCGGCCTTCCCGGCCAACCTGCAGAAGCAGCTCGCCGGCGCGCCGTACCCGGCGCCGCGCAACATCCTGGCCGCCGCCGTGGAGAGCGCCCAGGTGGACGTGGACACCGCGATGGCGATCGAGGCCCGCTACTTCACCGAGCTGGCCTGCGGGCAGACCGCCAAGAACATGATCCAGGCGCTCTTCTTCGACATGCAGGCGGTCAACTCCGGTGCGGGCAGGCCGAAGGGGATCCCGGCCCGCGAGGTGCGCAGGGTCGCGGTGCTGGGTGCCGGGATGATGGGCGCGGGGATCGCGTACTCCTGCGCCAGGGCCGGCATCGAGGTGCTGCTCAAGGACGTCACCCTGGAGGCCGCCGAGCGCGGAAAGGCCTACTCCGAGGGGCTGTTGGACAAGGCGGTGGCGCGCGGCCGCTCCACCGCGGCCCAGCGCGACGAGCTGCTTGCGCGGATCACCCCGACCGCCGACGCGGCCGACCTGGCCGGCTGCGACGCGGTGATCGAGGCGGTCTTCGAGAACCCGGAGCTCAAGCACAAGGTCTTCCAGGAGGTCCAGGACGTCGTGGCGCCCGACGCGCTGCTCTGCTCCAACACCTCCACCCTCCCGATCGGCCTGCTCGCCGAAGGCGTCGGCCGCAGCGCGGACTTCATCGGCCTGCACTTCTTCTCGCCGGTCGACAAGATGCCGCTGGTCGAGATCATCCGCGGCCCGCAGACCGGTGACGAGGCACTCGCCCGTGCCTTCGACCTGGTCCGCCAGATCAACAAGACCCCGATCGTGGTCAACGACTCGCGCGGCTTCTTCACCTCCCGCGTGATCGGCCAGTTCATCAACGAGGGCGTCGCGATGGTCGGCGAGGGCGTCGACCCGGTCTCCGTCGAGCAGGCCGCCGCCCAGGCCGGCTACCCGGCCAAGGTGCTCTCCCTGCTGGACGAGCTCACCCTCACCCTGCCCCGCAAGATCCGCAACGAGGCCCGCCGCGCCGTCGAGGAGTCCGGCGGCAGCTGGACCGAGCACCCGGCCGACCGGGTGATGGACCGGATGCTCGACGAGTTCGAGCGCCCGGGCCGCAGCGGCGGGGCCGGCTTCTACGACTACGAGGACGGCCGCCGCACGCGCCTCTGGCCCGGCCTCCGTGAGCACTTCACGAAGCCGGACGCGCAGATCCCGTTCGAGGACATGAAGGAGCGGATGCTCTTCGCCGAAGCCCTGGACTCGGTGCGCTGCCTGGAGGAGGACGTGCTCACCTCCGTGGCCGACGCCAACGTCGGCTCGATCCTCGGCATCGGCTTCCCGGCCTGGACGGGCGGCGTGCTGCAGTACATCAACGGCTACGAGGGCGGCCTGCCCGGATTCACCGCCCGCGCCCGCGAGTTGGCGGCCGCGTACGGCGAGCGGTTCACCCCGCCGCCGCTGCTGGAGCGCCTCGCCGCGGAGGGCGGCAGCTTCAAGGACTGA
- a CDS encoding acyl-CoA dehydrogenase family protein translates to MQRELYTEDHEAFRETVKAFLAKEVLPHHDRWEQAGIVDRAAWLAAGKQGLLGLAVPEEYGGGGEPDFRYAAVLAEEFTRAGVSGLAVGLHNDIIGPYLTSLATEEQKRRWLPGFCSGELITAIAMTEPGAGSDLQGIRTGAVDQGDHYLLNGAKTFISNGILADLVVVVAKTTLEGGSKGLSLLVVERGMPGFERGRNLDKIGQKAQDTAELFFNDVRVPKANLLGTEHGAFLHLMQNLAQERLAIAVSAIAGAEHLLELTTEYVRQREAFGRPLAKLQHVRFEIAEIATECAVTRTFVDRCIIELGRYALTPADASMAKWWATELQKRTADRCLQLHGGYGYMTEYPVAKAFTDGRIQTIYGGTTEIMKEIIGRSLLG, encoded by the coding sequence GTGCAACGCGAGCTCTACACCGAGGACCACGAGGCCTTCCGGGAGACCGTCAAGGCCTTCCTGGCCAAGGAGGTGCTGCCGCACCACGACCGCTGGGAGCAGGCGGGCATCGTGGACCGGGCCGCCTGGCTGGCCGCCGGGAAGCAGGGCCTGCTCGGGCTCGCCGTGCCCGAGGAGTACGGCGGCGGGGGCGAGCCGGACTTCCGCTACGCCGCCGTCCTGGCCGAGGAGTTCACCCGCGCCGGAGTCAGCGGGCTCGCCGTCGGCCTGCACAACGACATCATCGGCCCCTACCTGACCTCCCTCGCCACCGAGGAGCAGAAGCGGCGCTGGCTGCCGGGCTTCTGCAGCGGCGAGCTGATCACGGCCATCGCGATGACCGAGCCGGGCGCCGGATCGGACCTGCAGGGGATCCGTACCGGCGCGGTCGACCAGGGTGACCACTACCTGCTCAACGGCGCCAAGACCTTCATCTCCAACGGCATCCTGGCCGACCTGGTCGTGGTGGTCGCCAAGACCACGCTGGAGGGCGGCTCCAAGGGGCTCAGCCTGCTGGTCGTCGAGCGCGGGATGCCCGGGTTCGAACGCGGCCGCAACCTGGACAAGATCGGCCAGAAGGCCCAGGACACCGCCGAGCTGTTCTTCAACGACGTCCGCGTCCCCAAGGCCAACCTGCTCGGCACCGAGCACGGCGCCTTCCTCCACCTGATGCAGAACCTGGCGCAGGAGCGGCTCGCGATCGCCGTCTCCGCGATCGCCGGCGCCGAGCACCTGCTGGAGCTCACCACCGAGTACGTCAGGCAGCGCGAGGCCTTCGGCCGTCCGCTCGCCAAGCTCCAGCACGTCCGGTTCGAGATCGCCGAGATCGCCACCGAGTGCGCCGTCACCCGGACCTTCGTGGACCGTTGCATCATCGAACTGGGACGCTACGCGCTCACCCCGGCCGACGCCTCGATGGCCAAGTGGTGGGCCACCGAACTCCAGAAGCGCACCGCCGACCGCTGTCTCCAACTCCACGGCGGCTACGGCTACATGACCGAGTACCCGGTCGCCAAGGCCTTCACCGACGGCCGCATCCAGACCATCTACGGCGGGACCACCGAGATCATGAAAGAGATCATCGGCCGCTCCCTCCTCGGCTAA
- a CDS encoding AMP-binding protein yields MRGSTVTEQASYTRGSTDSPLLTDTFGRRLDRAVAEFPEREALVDVPSGRRWTYAELGRDVDRLARDLLARGVAKGDRVGIWALNCPEWVLVQYATARIGAILVNINPAYRTHELIYVLNQSGVSLLVSQSTYRDSDYRAMVEEAEGRCPGLRETLWIGEWQLLDGEGEFPELSCDEPINIQYTSGTTGFPKGATLSHRNILNNGHCVGELLGYTEQDRVCVAVPFYHCFGMVLGNLAALSHGACVVIASPGFDPAATLRAVAAERATSLYGVPTMFIAELGLPDFAEFDLSSLRTGVMGGSPCPVEVMKRVMTDLHMAEVAIAYGMTETSPVSTQTRRDDDLEHRTATVGRVLPHVEVKVVDPASGRTVPRGEAGELCTRGYSVMLGYWDEPERTAEVVDQEGWMHTGDLAVMREDGYLAVVGRIKDMIIRGGENIYPREIEEFLHGHPGIADVQVVGVPDERYGEEICAFVILRDPAGTLTQAELAEYCRGRLARYKTPREVRVMSSFPMTVSGKVRKNELRELAARGR; encoded by the coding sequence ATGCGGGGGTCAACGGTGACCGAGCAGGCGTCCTACACACGCGGCAGCACGGACTCTCCGCTGCTGACCGACACCTTCGGCCGGCGTCTCGACCGGGCCGTCGCCGAGTTCCCCGAGCGGGAGGCGCTGGTCGACGTCCCGAGCGGCCGCCGCTGGACGTACGCCGAGCTCGGCCGGGACGTCGACCGCCTGGCCCGGGATCTGCTGGCGCGCGGGGTGGCCAAGGGTGACCGGGTGGGGATCTGGGCGCTCAACTGCCCGGAGTGGGTGCTGGTCCAGTACGCCACCGCCCGGATCGGCGCGATCCTGGTGAACATCAACCCGGCCTACCGCACCCATGAGCTGATCTATGTGCTGAACCAGTCGGGGGTCAGCCTGCTGGTCTCCCAGAGCACGTACCGGGACAGCGACTACCGGGCGATGGTCGAGGAGGCCGAGGGCCGGTGCCCCGGGCTGCGCGAGACCCTGTGGATCGGCGAATGGCAACTCCTGGACGGTGAGGGGGAGTTCCCGGAGCTGAGCTGTGACGAGCCGATCAACATCCAGTACACCTCCGGCACCACGGGCTTCCCCAAGGGCGCCACCCTGTCGCACCGCAACATCCTCAACAACGGCCACTGCGTGGGTGAGTTGCTGGGCTACACCGAGCAGGACCGGGTCTGCGTGGCGGTGCCGTTCTATCACTGCTTCGGCATGGTGCTCGGCAATCTGGCCGCCCTCAGCCATGGTGCCTGTGTCGTCATCGCTTCGCCGGGGTTCGACCCGGCCGCCACCCTGCGGGCCGTCGCCGCCGAGCGGGCCACCTCGCTGTACGGCGTGCCGACCATGTTCATCGCCGAACTCGGCCTGCCCGACTTCGCCGAGTTCGACCTCTCGTCGTTGCGGACCGGCGTGATGGGCGGCTCGCCCTGCCCGGTGGAGGTGATGAAGCGGGTCATGACCGACCTGCACATGGCCGAGGTCGCCATCGCGTACGGGATGACCGAGACCTCGCCCGTCTCCACCCAGACCCGCCGGGACGACGACCTGGAGCACCGTACGGCGACGGTCGGCCGGGTGCTCCCGCACGTCGAGGTCAAGGTGGTCGACCCGGCGAGTGGGCGGACGGTGCCGCGTGGTGAGGCGGGTGAGCTGTGCACCCGGGGCTACTCGGTGATGCTCGGCTACTGGGACGAGCCCGAGCGGACGGCGGAGGTGGTCGACCAGGAGGGCTGGATGCACACCGGCGACCTCGCGGTGATGCGCGAGGACGGGTACCTGGCCGTCGTCGGGCGGATCAAGGACATGATCATCCGGGGCGGCGAGAACATCTACCCGCGCGAGATCGAGGAGTTCCTGCACGGCCACCCCGGGATCGCGGACGTCCAGGTGGTCGGCGTGCCGGACGAGCGGTACGGCGAGGAGATCTGCGCCTTCGTGATCCTGCGCGACCCGGCGGGCACCCTCACCCAGGCGGAACTGGCCGAGTACTGCCGGGGCCGGCTGGCGCGCTACAAGACGCCGCGCGAGGTGCGCGTGATGTCGTCCTTCCCGATGACGGTGAGCGGCAAGGTCAGAAAGAACGAACTGCGCGAGCTGGCGGCCCGGGGCCGGTAA
- a CDS encoding acetyl-CoA C-acetyltransferase — translation MTTEAYVYDAIRTPRGRGKANGSLHGTKPIDLVVGLIHELRRRFPGLDPAAIDDIVLGVVSPIGDQGSDIARIAAIAAGLPDTVAGVQENRFCASGLEAVNLAAAKVRSGWEDLILAGGVESMSRVPLGSDGGAWAMDPMTSFETGFVPQGVGADLIATIEGLSRTDVDAFAAESQARAAKAWADGKFDRSVVPVKDRNGLVVLDRDEFIRPGTTVETLAGLKPSFAAIGEAGGFDAVALQKYHWVESIDHVHHAGNSSGIVDGAALVAIGNREIGERYGLRPRARIVSAAVSGSEPTIMLTGPAPATRKALAKAGLNAADIDLVEINEAFAAVALRFMRELGFSHEQVNVNGGAIAMGHPLGATGAMLIGTLIDELERRDLRYGLATLCVGGGMGIATVIERI, via the coding sequence GTGACCACCGAAGCGTACGTCTACGACGCTATCCGCACCCCACGCGGCCGGGGCAAGGCCAACGGCTCGCTGCACGGCACCAAGCCGATCGACCTCGTGGTCGGCCTGATCCACGAACTGCGCCGCCGCTTCCCGGGCCTGGACCCGGCCGCCATCGACGACATCGTGCTCGGCGTGGTCAGCCCGATCGGCGACCAGGGCTCCGACATCGCCCGGATCGCCGCGATCGCCGCCGGGCTCCCCGACACGGTGGCCGGCGTACAGGAGAACCGCTTCTGCGCCTCCGGCCTGGAGGCCGTCAACCTGGCCGCCGCCAAGGTCCGCTCGGGCTGGGAGGACCTGATCCTGGCCGGCGGCGTGGAGTCGATGTCCCGCGTCCCGCTGGGCTCCGACGGCGGTGCCTGGGCGATGGACCCGATGACCAGCTTCGAGACCGGCTTCGTCCCGCAGGGCGTCGGCGCCGACCTGATCGCCACCATCGAGGGCCTCAGCCGCACCGACGTGGACGCCTTCGCCGCCGAGTCCCAGGCGCGCGCCGCCAAGGCCTGGGCGGACGGCAAGTTCGACCGCTCGGTCGTCCCGGTCAAGGACCGCAACGGGCTGGTCGTCCTGGACCGCGACGAGTTCATCCGCCCCGGCACCACCGTCGAGACCCTGGCCGGCCTCAAGCCCTCCTTCGCCGCGATCGGCGAGGCGGGCGGCTTCGACGCCGTCGCCCTGCAGAAGTACCACTGGGTCGAGTCCATCGACCACGTCCACCATGCGGGCAACTCCTCCGGCATCGTCGACGGCGCCGCCCTGGTGGCCATCGGCAACCGCGAGATCGGCGAGCGGTACGGGCTGCGCCCGCGCGCCCGGATCGTCTCGGCCGCCGTCTCCGGCTCCGAGCCGACCATCATGCTCACCGGCCCCGCCCCCGCCACCCGCAAGGCGCTGGCCAAGGCCGGGCTGAACGCCGCCGACATCGACCTGGTCGAGATCAACGAGGCCTTCGCCGCCGTCGCGCTGCGCTTCATGCGCGAGCTCGGCTTCAGCCACGAGCAGGTCAACGTCAACGGCGGTGCGATCGCCATGGGCCACCCGCTCGGCGCGACCGGCGCGATGCTGATCGGCACCCTGATCGACGAGCTGGAGCGCCGAGACCTCCGCTACGGCCTGGCCACCCTCTGCGTCGGCGGCGGCATGGGCATCGCCACCGTCATCGAGCGCATCTGA
- a CDS encoding MerR family transcriptional regulator: MATPPQLTVDELAARAGVTVRTLRFYSTKGLLPPPELGPRRVGLYGSAHLDRLELIEELQRQGLTLAAIERYLAQLPEDISSLDLAIHRALVASWTPETAEEAHRGQLERRAGRALSDADVDRLAAMGALHRTDDPDVFKIDPGLLPLGVRVLDVPIPLETLVAARAVVRLHSQATAHDLHRLFRETVWKPYRESDPAPEELERMKLLADQIQPMVVQALVTAFQRSLAEELAARPSAE; encoded by the coding sequence ATGGCGACACCCCCGCAGCTCACCGTCGACGAGCTTGCCGCCCGCGCCGGGGTGACGGTGCGCACCCTGCGGTTCTACAGCACCAAGGGCCTGCTCCCACCGCCCGAGCTCGGCCCGCGCCGGGTCGGCCTGTACGGGTCCGCCCACCTGGACCGGCTGGAGCTCATCGAGGAGCTGCAGCGCCAGGGCCTCACCCTGGCCGCGATCGAGCGGTATCTGGCCCAACTCCCCGAGGACATCAGCTCGCTGGACCTGGCCATCCACCGCGCCCTGGTCGCCTCCTGGACCCCGGAGACCGCCGAGGAGGCACACCGCGGCCAGCTGGAGCGCCGGGCGGGGCGTGCTCTCTCGGACGCCGACGTGGACCGGCTGGCCGCGATGGGTGCCCTGCACCGGACGGACGACCCGGACGTGTTCAAGATCGACCCGGGTCTGCTCCCGCTGGGCGTACGGGTCCTGGACGTGCCGATCCCGCTGGAGACCCTGGTCGCCGCGCGTGCCGTGGTGCGCCTGCACAGCCAGGCGACAGCCCACGACCTGCACCGGCTGTTCCGGGAGACGGTCTGGAAGCCGTACCGGGAGAGCGACCCGGCGCCGGAGGAGCTGGAGCGGATGAAGCTGCTCGCCGACCAGATCCAGCCGATGGTGGTGCAGGCCCTGGTGACGGCCTTCCAGCGCTCGCTCGCGGAGGAGCTGGCCGCGCGCCCCTCGGCGGAGTGA
- a CDS encoding isopenicillin N synthase family dioxygenase — MTQQYPLTGLPVIDLSLADGSAADRTGLHDALRAAATEVGFFQLTGHGITPAETAALTSAMRAFFELPEADRLAVSNLNSPHFRGYTRTGDERTGGSQDWRDQLDIGAELPPHVPAAGEPPYWWLEGPNQWPAALPELRTATLGWIDRLNGVAGRLLHELLASIGAKPDFYDYAFAGHPHLRLKLVRYPGTAPDGAGQGVGAHKDYGFITLLLQDSVGGLQVERADGSFLEVPPLEGAFVVNLGELLEVATDGYLKATSHRVVSPPGARERFSVPFFYNPRLDAHIEPLEFPHAHHAPGATQDPGNPLFAEFGRNELKGYLRAHPEVTRRHHADLLPLAS, encoded by the coding sequence ATGACGCAGCAGTACCCCCTCACCGGCCTCCCCGTGATCGACCTCTCGCTCGCCGACGGCAGCGCGGCCGACCGGACCGGGCTGCACGACGCCCTGCGCGCCGCCGCGACCGAGGTCGGCTTCTTCCAGCTGACCGGCCACGGCATAACCCCGGCCGAGACGGCCGCCCTGACCAGCGCGATGCGAGCCTTCTTCGAGCTGCCCGAGGCCGACAGACTGGCCGTGAGCAACCTGAACTCCCCGCACTTCCGCGGCTACACCCGTACCGGCGACGAGCGCACCGGCGGCAGCCAGGACTGGCGCGACCAGCTGGACATCGGCGCCGAGCTGCCGCCGCACGTCCCGGCCGCGGGCGAGCCTCCGTACTGGTGGCTGGAGGGCCCGAACCAGTGGCCGGCCGCGCTGCCCGAACTGCGGACGGCGACGCTGGGCTGGATCGACCGGCTGAACGGGGTCGCCGGGCGGCTGCTGCACGAGCTGCTGGCGTCGATCGGCGCCAAGCCGGACTTCTACGACTACGCCTTCGCCGGGCACCCGCACCTGCGCCTCAAGCTGGTCCGCTACCCCGGCACCGCCCCCGACGGCGCGGGCCAGGGCGTGGGCGCGCACAAGGACTACGGCTTCATCACGCTGCTGCTGCAGGATTCCGTCGGCGGGCTGCAGGTGGAGCGCGCGGACGGCTCCTTCCTGGAGGTCCCGCCGCTGGAGGGCGCCTTCGTGGTCAATCTGGGCGAGCTGCTCGAGGTGGCCACCGACGGGTACCTCAAGGCCACCAGCCACCGGGTGGTCAGCCCGCCCGGCGCCCGGGAGCGCTTCTCGGTGCCGTTCTTCTACAACCCCCGGCTGGACGCGCACATCGAGCCGCTGGAGTTCCCGCACGCCCACCACGCGCCGGGCGCCACCCAGGACCCGGGCAACCCCCTCTTCGCGGAGTTCGGCCGGAACGAGCTCAAGGGCTATCTGCGGGCCCACCCCGAGGTGACCCGCAGGCACCACGCCGACCTGCTGCCGCTCGCCTCCTAG